From a region of the Candidatus Zixiibacteriota bacterium genome:
- the ftcD gene encoding glutamate formimidoyltransferase, giving the protein MPKLVECVPNYSEGRRPEVIDAICDAITAEDGVVLLDKEMDHDHNRAVVTFVAPPSKAVDAAFRGYQKAAELIDMTVHKGEHPRMGACDVCPFIPISEVSIEDAIELANKLGKRVGDELQIPVFLYEDAATKKSRRNLAKVRKGQYEGMIDAIENDPTRKPDYGPAKMNLKAGATAIGVRFPLVAYNVYLGTNKKWIADKIADAVRSLKGGYRFCKALGFEIKERDQVQISMNLVNYPQTPIFRVFETIKSEAARYGVNVTSSEIVGLVPSDAMLDVADFYLRLENFTPLQVLENKLAAAGGVGGGGSAAGESFYEEVASSSPAPGGGSVAASAGALSAALTSMVCRLTVGKKAYAAVKGEMGEIRDIGDRLRAELTKLIDTDKEAFNKVMEAFKLPTGEERDAAVEKATKHAAEVPLTVMKKAREVLSLTRSVAEKGNTNSITDAGVAGLMAMAAVEGAGYNVRINLGGIKDQDFVKKLKAEVEQVTADASKLAVQIKELVEAGL; this is encoded by the coding sequence ATGCCGAAGCTTGTTGAATGTGTCCCGAATTATTCCGAAGGACGTCGTCCTGAGGTGATTGATGCCATTTGTGATGCCATCACCGCCGAAGACGGTGTGGTGTTGCTTGATAAGGAGATGGACCACGACCACAACCGTGCTGTGGTTACTTTTGTTGCCCCTCCGTCGAAAGCGGTCGATGCCGCTTTCCGAGGATACCAGAAAGCGGCCGAGTTGATCGATATGACCGTTCATAAGGGAGAACATCCGCGCATGGGCGCTTGCGATGTTTGCCCGTTTATTCCGATCTCCGAAGTGTCGATCGAAGATGCTATCGAGCTGGCCAACAAGCTGGGCAAGCGTGTCGGCGATGAGTTGCAAATCCCGGTTTTTCTGTATGAAGACGCCGCGACCAAGAAAAGCCGTAGAAATCTGGCTAAGGTGCGCAAGGGGCAGTATGAGGGAATGATTGACGCTATCGAAAACGACCCGACGCGAAAGCCTGATTATGGTCCGGCCAAGATGAATCTCAAGGCCGGTGCGACCGCGATCGGTGTCCGTTTCCCGCTGGTTGCCTACAACGTCTATCTGGGTACCAATAAAAAATGGATTGCCGACAAGATCGCCGATGCTGTCCGCAGTTTGAAGGGCGGTTATCGGTTTTGCAAGGCACTGGGGTTTGAGATCAAGGAACGCGATCAGGTTCAAATTTCCATGAACCTCGTGAATTATCCCCAAACACCGATTTTCCGCGTGTTCGAGACGATCAAGTCGGAAGCGGCCCGGTACGGAGTCAACGTTACCTCCTCCGAGATCGTGGGATTGGTTCCTTCCGATGCCATGCTCGATGTTGCGGATTTCTACCTGCGCCTCGAAAATTTCACTCCACTGCAAGTGCTGGAGAACAAGCTGGCCGCGGCCGGCGGAGTCGGTGGCGGCGGTAGTGCCGCCGGGGAGAGTTTTTACGAAGAAGTTGCTTCCTCATCACCGGCTCCGGGCGGTGGCTCCGTCGCGGCTTCGGCCGGGGCACTGTCGGCTGCTTTGACCTCAATGGTTTGTCGTCTCACGGTGGGCAAGAAAGCCTATGCTGCGGTCAAGGGCGAGATGGGGGAGATTCGAGACATAGGCGACCGGCTTCGGGCCGAGCTGACCAAATTGATCGACACCGACAAGGAAGCGTTCAATAAGGTTATGGAAGCGTTCAAGCTGCCGACCGGTGAAGAACGCGATGCGGCTGTTGAAAAGGCCACGAAGCACGCGGCCGAAGTCCCTCTTACGGTTATGAAGAAGGCTCGGGAAGTGCTGTCCCTGACGCGATCGGTGGCTGAAAAAGGCAACACCAACTCCATCACTGATGCCGGGGTAGCGGGACTAATGGCTATGGCGGCGGTCGAAGGAGCCGGTTACAATGTTCGTATCAATTTAGGCGGAATAAAAGACCAGGATTTCGTGAAAAAGCTAAAGGCCGAAGTCGAACAGGTGACTGCCGATGCCTCCAAACTGGCGGTCCAAATTAAGGAGTTGGTTGAAGCCGGATTATAG